One segment of Pseudomonadota bacterium DNA contains the following:
- a CDS encoding substrate-binding domain-containing protein, translating into MPLPATRQRATVATRFVVVLRHGVVLVKCARPALAGPSTGRGTGSTLGAWALCLILLCGWPARANSEEVVVAVNPTAPVGEAIARNTLSAIFGMRLRAWEDGTPIRVYVLPDNHAVHVRFCKQILGVFPHQYRTAWDRLVYSGTGQAPLEVASEEEMRARVAGTRGEAPVVVDSEEEMRAKVAGTDGAIGYLSRKMIDESVTFLPVQ; encoded by the coding sequence ATGCCGTTGCCTGCCACTCGTCAGCGAGCCACGGTTGCTACACGTTTCGTGGTAGTGCTGCGCCACGGAGTTGTCCTTGTTAAGTGCGCCCGGCCGGCGCTCGCCGGGCCATCGACAGGGAGGGGTACCGGCTCGACGCTCGGGGCGTGGGCGCTTTGCCTGATCCTGCTGTGCGGGTGGCCAGCCCGAGCAAATTCGGAGGAGGTGGTCGTCGCCGTCAATCCGACGGCACCCGTGGGGGAGGCGATCGCCCGAAACACGCTATCCGCGATTTTCGGCATGCGGCTGCGTGCCTGGGAGGACGGTACGCCAATTCGCGTCTACGTGCTCCCGGACAATCATGCGGTGCATGTCAGGTTCTGCAAGCAGATCCTCGGGGTCTTTCCACACCAGTATCGGACAGCCTGGGACCGCCTCGTCTATTCGGGCACCGGACAGGCGCCTCTTGAGGTGGCGAGCGAGGAGGAAATGCGCGCCAGGGTGGCAGGCACCCGCGGCGAGGCGCCCGTCGTGGTGGACAGCGAGGAGGAAATGCGCGCAAAGGTGGCAGGCACGGACGGCGCGATCGGGTACCTATCGCGGAAGATGATTGATGAGAGCGTTACTTTCCTGCCGGTTCAGTAG